The stretch of DNA CGAGATAACGACATCAAATTGTTTGCCGCCCTCGATAAACGGCTTTAACAGGTCGCCATGTACAAACTGAATCGACGCTCCAAGTGTTCGTGCATTTTCCTGTGCTAAAAGAAGCGTCGGTTTATAAATATCTGTTGCTGTTACATTTAAATCTGGCTTCTCTAGCTTGAGCGTAATCGCAATGGCCCCGCTTCCCGTTCCTATATCTGCTAGCTCGAGCCGGTCCCCTTTTCCAAAAAGCTGATCGATCCGCTGCAAAACATGATAGACCAATTCCTCTGTTTCCTGACGTGGAATAAGAACGTCCTCATTCACTTTGAAATCGCGCCCGTAGAAGGATTCGAACCCAATAATATATTGGACTGGCTTCCCATCCGCATGAAGAATGACTGCTTTTTGAAAAGCTTCAAAAGTAGCAGCTTCAAGTTCCTCACGCAAACTTGCTAAAAATTTTGCCCTATCTATTCCCATTAAATGTCGTAATAATAACTCGCCCGCATTATCGTCACGTTCTTTTTCCTTTAAAAAAGAAGAAGCCCACTGGAGGGCTTCATATACTTTCAGTTTAGGATTACTCATTTGAAGCACTTTCTAGCTTTGCAGATTGTTCTTCAAGAATTAAAGCATCGATAACCTCATCTAGTTTTCCAGAGAGAATTTGATCAAGCTTTTGAATTGTTAAACCAATTCGGTGATCTGTTACACGATTTTGCGGGAAGTTATACGTACGAATTCGTTCAGAGCGGTCACCTGTACCAACAGCAGATTTACGCGCTTGATCATATTCTGCCTGAGCTTCCTGTTGGAACTTATCATAGATACGAGCACGTAAAACCTTCATTGCTTTTTCTTTATTCTTAATTTGCGACTTTTCATCCTGACAGGATGCAACTATACCTGTTGGAAGATGTGTTAAACGAACTGCCGACATTGTCGTGTTAACGCTCTGTCCACCTGGTCCGCTTGAAGCAAATGTATCGACACGAATATCTTTTTCATGGATATCAATTTCCACTTCTTCCGATTCAGGCAAAACAGCAACCGTCGACGTTGACGTATGAATACGACCGCCAGATTCTGTTTCTGGTACACGCTGAACACGATGGGCACCATTTTCAAATTTCAGCTTTGAATAAGCACCTTTTCCGTTGATCATGAAAATAATTTCTTTATATCCGCCGACTCCAGTTGTACTAGCATCCATGACTTCCGTCTTCCAGCCTTGCGTCTCAGCAAAGCGGCTGTACATACGATATAAGTCACCAGCAAAAAGAGCAGCTTCATCACCGCCAGCAGCCCCGCGGATCTCCATAATAACGTTTTTGTCATCATTCGGGTCTTTCGGAATGAGAAGAACCTTTAAGCGATCTTCTAGTTCCTCTACTTTTTCTCCAAGCTCTTCAAGCTCTTCTTTTACCATTTCACGCATATCTGGATCTAATTTTTCCTCAAGCATCGCTTTCGCGTCTTGATGTTGTTCACGAACATCCTTATACTCACGATACGTATCAACAGTCTCTTGTATATCTGATTGTTCCTTCGAATATTCTCTCAGCTTTTTTGGGTCATTTAC from Cytobacillus dafuensis encodes:
- the prmC gene encoding peptide chain release factor N(5)-glutamine methyltransferase, with protein sequence MSNPKLKVYEALQWASSFLKEKERDDNAGELLLRHLMGIDRAKFLASLREELEAATFEAFQKAVILHADGKPVQYIIGFESFYGRDFKVNEDVLIPRQETEELVYHVLQRIDQLFGKGDRLELADIGTGSGAIAITLKLEKPDLNVTATDIYKPTLLLAQENARTLGASIQFVHGDLLKPFIEGGKQFDVVISNPPYIPDGDMEWMSEVVTEHEPHRALFAGVDGLAIYRRLAEELSFVIRDQALIGFEVGAGQSGAVARLLEQAFPHAKIDIAYDINGKDRMVFAEIGFE
- the prfA gene encoding peptide chain release factor 1 is translated as MFDRLQSVEDRYERLNELLSDPDIVNDPKKLREYSKEQSDIQETVDTYREYKDVREQHQDAKAMLEEKLDPDMREMVKEELEELGEKVEELEDRLKVLLIPKDPNDDKNVIMEIRGAAGGDEAALFAGDLYRMYSRFAETQGWKTEVMDASTTGVGGYKEIIFMINGKGAYSKLKFENGAHRVQRVPETESGGRIHTSTSTVAVLPESEEVEIDIHEKDIRVDTFASSGPGGQSVNTTMSAVRLTHLPTGIVASCQDEKSQIKNKEKAMKVLRARIYDKFQQEAQAEYDQARKSAVGTGDRSERIRTYNFPQNRVTDHRIGLTIQKLDQILSGKLDEVIDALILEEQSAKLESASNE